A section of the Fusarium falciforme chromosome 8, complete sequence genome encodes:
- a CDS encoding 3-phytase, producing MSTLQPRPPYSDEELNTLYPPELRLQLVQILLRHGERTPINARFHSTGLPPFWPYCSAARRLTSAILDPSAATSDAEPADNPGLTALEWKRRLETFGPDDIPVIASGRNGELDAICDMGMLTDRGRETTYALGQRLRHLYVDRLHFLPDTLAADADTSSIYLRTTPVPRALESLQQAFYGLYPPSARAAGLHPPTILTRSPADETLFPNDGNCRRFAALARAFAKRAAERWNDSEEMAYLTKRIGRWMPEDRVAVDSRPRLSGIMDTMNATKAHGPATRLPDEFYDPEVKRIIEKIGVEEWYAGYKESQEYRTLGIGGLLGDIVARMVGSTEHSAADGQYEVAISKAAASTTLPPIRFGLSGCHDTTLAATLSSLGAFNEEAWPPFTSHIAIELFRHVDQGATPPPVAPKPSGGLLSLFGWGSKQTSTAGTPPPGIGRKKTPDLSEDEKKRLEGYYVRLRYNDRPVTIPGCKPAGKHFDGDESFCTLEAFKAIVDKFTPIDWKNQCRSNLKEPTFPPKPEPAGY from the exons ATGTCGACACtccaacctcgacctccctactcggacgaggagctcaacaCCCTCTATCCTCCCGAGCTGCGCCTTCAACTCGTCCAGATTCTTCTTCGCCATGGTGAGCGCACGCCGATCAACGCCCGCTTTCACTCTACCGGTCTTCCTCCCTTCTGGCCCTATTGCTCTGCCGCTCGCCGGCTGACGAGCGCTATTCTTGACCCCTCCGCCGCCACTTCCGATGCCGAGCCTGCCGACAATCCGGGCCTCACTGCTCTTGAGTGGAAGCGCCGCCTCGAGACTTTTGGACCCGACGATATCCCTGTGATAGCATCCGGTCGCAACGGCGAGCTCGACGCCATCTGCGACATGGGCATGCTGACCGATCGCGGACGCGAGACTACCTATGCCCTAGGCCAGCGCCTCCGCCATCTCTATGTCGACCGGCTCCATTTCCTCCCTGATACCCTCGCTGCCGATGCCGATACTTCCTCTATTTACCTCCGGACAACTCCCGTGCCTCGTGCTCTTGAATCCCTCCAGCAAGCCTTCTATGGTCTCTATCCACCCTCTGCCCGCGCGGCCGGCCTACATCCCCCCACCATCCTTACCCGATCACCCGCCGACGAGACTCTCTTCCCTAACGATGGCAATTGTCGGCGTTTCGCCGCTCTGGCCCGCGCCTTTGCCAAGCGGGCAGCGGAGCGCTGGAACGACTCGGAAGAGATGGCCTACTTGACCAAGCGCATCGGCCGCTGGATGCCCGAGGACCGCGTCGCCGTGGACTCTCGTCCGCGTCTCAGCGGCATCATGGACACCATGAATGCTACCAAAGCTCATGGCCCAGCTACACGTCTGCCTGATGAATTCTACGACCCAGAAGTCAAGCGCATCATTGAAAAGATCGGCGTGGAGGAGTGGTATGCCGGCTATAAGGAAAGCCAGGAGTATCGTACCTTGGGCATCGGAGGTCTTCTTGGTGACATTGTCGCTCGAATGGTCGGAAGTACTGAGCACTCTGCCGCTGATGGCCAGTATGAGGTGGCTATAAGTAAAGCGGCTGCTTCTACCACACTCCCGCCTATTCGCTTCGGCCTCAGTGGCTGTCACGATACCACCCTTGCCGCTACACTCTCTAGCTTGGGAGCCTTCAATGAGGAGGCCTGGCCCCCATTTACGAGCCACATTGCCATTGAGTTGTTCCGCCATGTCGATCAAGGCGCAACTCCACCGCCTGTAGCCCCGAAGCCAAGCGGCGGGCTTCTATCCCTCTTTGGCTGGGGTAGTAAACAAACCTCAACTGCTGGCACTCCGCCACCAGGTATCGGGCGCAAGAAGACCCCTGACTTGAGTGAAGATGAAAAGAAACGACTGGAAGGCTACTACGTCCGTCTCCGCTACAATGATCGCCCAGTCACTATCCCTGGCTGCAAACCCGCCGGCAAGCATTTCGATGGGGACGAGTCCTTCTGCACTTTG GAAGCCTTCAAGGCTATTGTTGACAAGTTCACCCCTATTGATTGGAAGAACCAGTGTCGCTCCAATCTTAAGGAGCCCACGTTCCCACCGAAGCCAGAGCCTGCAGGATATTAA